One genomic window of Sphingomonas ginsengisoli An et al. 2013 includes the following:
- a CDS encoding RNA pyrophosphohydrolase, with amino-acid sequence MGQDAKYRRGVGVMLLNADRQVWVGRRIDNTDEAWQMPQGGIDPGEQPWATALRELEEETGIPPHLVERIADHPERLRYDLPKELRSSLWGGKWRGQEQDWFLCRFLGRQSDVNIATKHPEFCDWKWVPAHALPDLIVPFKRDLYRQLIDHWANFLGD; translated from the coding sequence ATGGGACAGGACGCAAAATACCGCCGCGGCGTCGGCGTTATGCTGCTCAATGCCGACCGCCAGGTCTGGGTCGGGCGGCGGATCGATAACACCGACGAGGCGTGGCAGATGCCGCAGGGCGGGATCGATCCGGGCGAGCAGCCGTGGGCGACAGCGCTGCGCGAGCTCGAGGAGGAGACCGGCATCCCGCCCCACCTCGTCGAGCGGATCGCCGACCATCCCGAGCGTCTCCGCTACGACCTCCCCAAGGAGCTGCGATCCTCGCTGTGGGGCGGCAAGTGGCGCGGGCAGGAGCAGGACTGGTTCCTCTGCCGCTTCCTCGGCCGCCAGTCGGACGTGAACATCGCCACCAAGCATCCCGAGTTCTGCGACTGGAAGTGGGTCCCCGCCCACGCGCTCCCCGACCTCATCGTCCCCTTCAAGCGCGACCTCTACCGCCAGCTCATCGATCATTGGGCGAATTTTCTCGGCGACTGA